A region from the Cystobacter ferrugineus genome encodes:
- a CDS encoding patatin-like phospholipase family protein, whose product MAAPTLQQTLQGKRFGLVLSAGYFGFFGHAGFLKGLAATGLRPAAYAGTSSGGLVAAYAAAGLSEDAIEELVLQQTRESFWDPDPIGAVFNALPREGHGATGLLKGERFRKLLERTLPVRTFEELPHPLLLTSANLTQGTHEVFTSGELAPRVHATCAYPGLFRAVRVGRDLYWDGGLVDKAPALSLRESAFGKELDAILVHYLPSRTRKMLGGPMAYAQGIAAGSAALRRDHFQLQLALLKERGFPIYVMVSNLPPVSPTQMERGFDALHQARLSAERAFARPPVPFEES is encoded by the coding sequence ATGGCCGCTCCCACTCTTCAACAAACCCTCCAGGGCAAACGATTCGGGCTCGTTCTTTCCGCCGGCTACTTCGGCTTCTTCGGACACGCGGGGTTCCTCAAGGGACTGGCGGCCACGGGGCTGAGGCCGGCGGCCTACGCGGGAACGAGCTCGGGGGGACTGGTGGCGGCGTACGCGGCGGCGGGGCTGAGCGAGGACGCCATCGAGGAGCTGGTGCTCCAGCAGACGCGCGAGTCGTTCTGGGATCCGGATCCGATTGGCGCGGTGTTCAACGCCCTGCCGCGCGAGGGCCATGGGGCCACGGGCCTGCTCAAGGGAGAACGCTTCCGCAAGCTGCTGGAGCGCACGCTGCCGGTGAGGACCTTCGAGGAGCTACCGCATCCGCTGCTGCTCACGAGCGCCAACCTCACACAGGGCACGCACGAGGTGTTCACCTCGGGGGAACTGGCGCCCCGGGTGCACGCGACGTGCGCCTACCCGGGCCTGTTCCGCGCGGTGCGGGTGGGGCGTGACCTGTACTGGGACGGGGGTCTGGTGGACAAGGCGCCCGCGCTGTCACTGCGCGAGAGCGCCTTCGGCAAGGAGCTGGACGCCATCCTCGTGCACTACCTGCCGAGCCGCACGCGCAAGATGCTGGGTGGCCCCATGGCGTACGCGCAGGGCATCGCGGCGGGCTCGGCGGCGCTGCGGCGCGACCACTTCCAGCTTCAGCTCGCCCTGCTCAAGGAGCGCGGCTTTCCCATCTACGTGATGGTGTCCAACCTGCCGCCCGTGTCCCCCACGCAGATGGAGCGCGGCTTCGATGCGTTGCACCAGGCGAGGCTGAGCGCCGAGCGAGCCTTCGCCCGGCCGCCCGTCCCCTTCGAGGAGTCCTGA